TAAGAGATACAAAATTAAAATATCTGGGGTTAACCAATAGTAATCAAAGCAATCCCCACCTAATTGACTAGACGGAATAAACCGAGACTGGATTTGAATCGGCAATTGTAATGGTGCAGGCAAAATTGAGCGAACATATTGGGCAGCCTCTGCCAACTCTGCTTCCAGCTTTTGTGTTTGCTCTTGTAAGTCCTGGTTTAAGTGATAGAGCCTTAGTCCTGCTCGCACACGAGCCTGCAGTTCACTCATGTCAATGGGTTTGGTTAAAAATTCGTCGGCACCCGCATTAAGTCCGGCAATTCGATCCTCTAGGTCAGACCGAGACGTTAGCAAAATAAAAAAGGTGGCGGAAAGTTTAGGATTCGATTTTAACTGCTGACAAACGCCAATCCCATCTAATAGAGGCATCATCCAATCGCAAATGATTAAGGCTGGGCAGAGTTGCTGTGCCTTTGAGAGCCCTTCTTGACCATTACTGGCGATGGTAACCTGATACCCTTGTTTCTCGAGTGTACGGCGTAAAAGGAGCTGTGTAATGGGATCATCATCGATGATCAGAATTTTCACCATAGATGTTTAACACGGCCATATTCGAGTATCTATTGTGAATTCATTCGCCAGGGCGAACGCTAATCCACACTGCTCAAGTTTAGCAAGGAGATAATCTCTGCCTAGAAAGCTAATTTTTGGGGAATGAGTTCCCTATAATTAATTTAAAGACGCCTGGTTGAATAACAACACCTTTTCTCATGCCAATGGCCTTGGACCCATGCAGTTGGAGGGACTGATCTCCTCATAGCAGATGCCAAAGCATTATCATCTCAGTGTTAATTCTGACCTCAATAACCTGACTCAAGTTCTTGACTGGTTTCAGCAGCTGCACCCTACTCGAGTGGCAGAACAGGAGTGGCTGGAATGCCAGATAGCCCTGGCAGAAGGATTTACAAATGCGGTTAGCCATGCCCATCAAGCACTACCACCCAATACCCCCATCCAGTTAGAGCTGGGGATTGAGCTAGATCATGTGGAGATTCGTATTTGGGACCAGGGTCCTATCTTCGACCTACGTCAATATTTACAGCATCACCCTACTTTCCCTAGCCAAGATATGGGCGGTGGTCGCGGGTTGCTGCTGATCAATCGGATTGCTGATAACGTTCAATATCGAAGAATAGACAATTGCCAGAACTGTCTTTCTATCGTTAAATACCTGTCTTTGAATGAGCCTATCCACTGAGGATGTAAAGCCTTGGATCGCTTTGAGCATCGGTAACTCCCGATTGCACTGGTTTTATTATGAAGGGTGGCACCTCGCTCAAACCTGGGACACCTGCCATATTGATGTAGCCCAACAAAGATTTCCTGCCACCTGGGAGGAGTGGCAGGCTTATTCTCCTGCTTTCGCCTACTCCTCTGCTGCAAGTATGCCTGCTCTGTGGATTATCTCTGTTGTTCCGTCTCAAACCCTTTTTTGGCAGACTTATCCTCGCTCCACAGCCATTACTGCTGCTGATATTCCGATTCAGCTTCCTTATGCAACCTTTGGACTGGATCGAGCGCTTTCAATCTGGGCTGCTGGCATGTTGTATCAATGGCCCATCTTAGTGATTGATGCCGGTACCGCACTCACCTATACGGGTGCTCTTGCCTCTACAGATTGCTTAGGTGGGGCGATTTTGCCAGGCTTGGGATTGCAACTGCGATCGCTCTCACAATCCACTGCAGAATTACCAACTATTGACTTACCCCAAAACCTTCCCAATCGATGGTCACTGACGACCAACTTAGCGATCCAGAGCGGTATTTTGCATACTTTAATCTCTGGCATGATCGACTTTATCGCAGCCTGGTTAAAGCAATATCCCACCAGTCAGATTGTGCTAACGGGGGGAGATGCCGAGACGTTATATCGCTATCTATCGCAAGCTTCTCAATCTAGAGCAGATCCAAAGCTATTAGACCGAATTATCTTACAGCCACTGCTCCAGGGAATAGGGCTCTTACACTTACATCAACAGCAAGACGATCGGTAGTTTCTCCGAGCTAGCGAATCACTAGTTCACCTTGGAAGTAGTCTTGCAACTGTTGGTTATGGTCATGACTTAGGGACATACTCAGGGCCTCATCTAGGGAAAACGATTTCACCTCAGATATTTCATTGATATCGTTCACTTGCAATTGGCCTTCAACCTTAATTTCAAAAGCTAAACAAATGGAATGTAATCGTGGATCACGATCGGGTGCTGAGTATACCCCCACAAATCGTCCCATTTTTGTTAGCAATAAACCCGTTTCTTCATGGAGTTCTCGTTTGATACTTTGCTGAATATTTTCACCCCAATCCACCATGCCGCCCGGTAAACTCCATTGACCATTATCCCGACGTTTAACTAATACGATTTGCCCATCCTCAAGGATCGGCATTAAACACACCCCCAGTAAAGGGTGTCGAAAAAGAAGGCCCAGAAACGTCTGAACCATATATGCGAAACGTTTCATAGTCAAAAATACAGAGGTAAGCTAGATCACATGGTGAGGTGTATTCGCATCAATCGATAGACTAAGAAGCCTCTTAAGATATCAAAGCAAACCTAGAAAATTATGCATTAATCTGTTGTGCAAGACCCAAATTTTAGATATTGAAAATTACGCTTTTAATGATTGCGAGCTTAATATCAGCACTCACTATTTCCTCAATAATTCTAAAGCCTGCAACATATCTGTGGCGTGATCGGCGGCCTTGACCTTTCGATAAATCTTCGCTAGCTTCCCTTCAGAATCAATCAGAAAAGTATGTCGATAGAACCCTTCATATTCTTTGCCCATAAACTTTTTAGGGCCATAGGCTTCATAGGATTTTGCCACATTTAGATCGAGATCGGAGAGTAATTGGAATGGCAAATCTTGCTTATTAATGAATTTCTGGTGAGACTTGGCATCATCTCCGCTTACCCCCAGGATAACAACCTGCTCGGTTTGATAGGTCTCATACTGGTCACGAAACCCGCAGGCTTCTTTGGTACAGCCAGGAGTATTGTCTCGAGGATAAAAATAAAGAACCACCCATTGTCCTCGAAAACTTTTAAGGACAATGGAGTCCCCATCTGCATTGGGTAAAGTGAATTCAGGTGCGTAATCGCCAATTGCCAATGTCATAATCTTCTGAGAATAATAGAGGACATAGAGAAACATTCGGTATCAAGGCTGAAACCAGATTGCTGCTGGACTGCAGTTGCGCCTCGTCAATCCCTGTTCTCTCTAGAATTATGCATTAAGACGAATGGGCAATGGGCTCTTCGAGGATCAGCCCATCATCTTGCTAGGCATCCTAACTTACTGGGACACAGCACGTTCAAGACAGCGGTACGATAAAGGTATAAGTCTCCGGTGATACTCAGTCATGACCTTCTTTCGCCAAAATATTGCTCCTTTCTTGATTGTTTTAATTTTTGTCGTCGCTTTGGTGGCTGTCAGCGCCAGAATTTTCTTGCCAGATGATATGGCACAACCCGCTCCAGTAGAAGAGGGCGTAAGCTGGGCACCCGCAATGATGATTGATGGCTAAACAGGCCTTTGAGAGGATTCTAGGTCCGTTTGCCCTGGCTTTTGTTCTATCGTTCAGGATAAATCTTGGATAAAAACTTTGTTCCGGGGTTTAACGCACGCTTAGGGACGAGGGGTGAGCAGTATTTATTACTGCAATTCATGCAACGGACCTACAAAGAACTCCACCCTGGGCATGATTATCAACATCTTCGGGCCGTTATTGATCAATATTGGTCTACCGATACCCCTTACTGGCTGGTCACCCCTGAGAATGAGGCCCATCGATTTGTGGCCTGTTTGTGGCTAGGAACGGCGGTTGATCAAGTCACGGGAGACGCTTATACCCATATTTTTATTCTTTTTGTGGATCCAGCACATCGCCAGCAAGGTCTTGGGACCGCCTTATTACAGAGGGCTGAAGCATGGGCTGCTCAGCAAGGGGATCAGCAAATTGGTTTGCAGGTGTTTACCAATGCCCATCCCGCATTATCGCTGTATGAAAAGCTAGGGTATCAGCCTAAGGCGGTTTTGTTGGTCAAGCCCATTCAAACGCAATAAAGTAATCGGTAGGTCCTAGCAAAGTTTTCCCTTAACCATGAATTGGCAATGTTCGAATCTAGCAATACGGCACCTCAGCTACAAACACAACTAGCAGAACAATATCTAGCGTTGCCCCCCCTGGATCAGCAGATTGTCCAGCTGCTATCAGTGGCCTATGAGCCCATCAATCGCAGTACCATTCTCTCTTGTTTGAATCATCAAGCAGCTGCCGACTCAGATTATAAAAACTGGGATCCTAAACTGCTGAAGCAGCATCTTGAGGGTTTGCTTGAGCAAGGGGTTTTGCTGCAAGAACGAGGCCAGGGACCTCAGTGTCATCCCTTACTGGCTGAAATTGCAACCCGTGAAGTTGTCAATATGGGCAAGCTTGAAATTATTGCGCCCATTATTCAAGATGTTGTGCCCGTTTATGCACCCTGGGGTTCAGGACCTCGAAGCTTTAGGAGTGAAGCACAGTTTCTACGGGAAGCTCGAATTGGTTTTTATGGCCAGGATATTGACTTTTTCACAGAACAACTCAACGACTATGGCAAATTTAAACATCAGGACGCGTTATCTCTGGATGATGTCTTAACGATAATTTGCAACAACCCCTTTGATGCAGAATGGATTCGAACCCTCTCCACTGAATGCTATGAACTAGCCCTGACCAGTATTCTGTCTAATAGCATTTTAAATTTATCCTCTTGTGAGGCGGTTTTTGAGGTACTGCAGGAAGACTGTGCAAACCAAAAGACTCCCTGTTCCGATTATTTGAA
The Acaryochloris marina S15 genome window above contains:
- a CDS encoding PP2C family protein-serine/threonine phosphatase yields the protein MVKILIIDDDPITQLLLRRTLEKQGYQVTIASNGQEGLSKAQQLCPALIICDWMMPLLDGIGVCQQLKSNPKLSATFFILLTSRSDLEDRIAGLNAGADEFLTKPIDMSELQARVRAGLRLYHLNQDLQEQTQKLEAELAEAAQYVRSILPAPLQLPIQIQSRFIPSSQLGGDCFDYYWLTPDILILYLLDVSGHGLGAALPSVSILNMLRSQAFPGINYQHPHEVLHALNQRFTMSPENPKYLTIWYGVYHHSRQELVYASAGHPPALLMSALEPGVQPLKTPGLPLGMFAEFTYQSQSCNITPHQTLYIFSDGIYESPNTNHQLLGLEGFSQLLQQLHQTGAPTIETILDQVQECCEHQHFTDDLALMQVVFP
- a CDS encoding anti-sigma regulatory factor, with translation MPKHYHLSVNSDLNNLTQVLDWFQQLHPTRVAEQEWLECQIALAEGFTNAVSHAHQALPPNTPIQLELGIELDHVEIRIWDQGPIFDLRQYLQHHPTFPSQDMGGGRGLLLINRIADNVQYRRIDNCQNCLSIVKYLSLNEPIH
- a CDS encoding pantothenate kinase; this translates as MSLSTEDVKPWIALSIGNSRLHWFYYEGWHLAQTWDTCHIDVAQQRFPATWEEWQAYSPAFAYSSAASMPALWIISVVPSQTLFWQTYPRSTAITAADIPIQLPYATFGLDRALSIWAAGMLYQWPILVIDAGTALTYTGALASTDCLGGAILPGLGLQLRSLSQSTAELPTIDLPQNLPNRWSLTTNLAIQSGILHTLISGMIDFIAAWLKQYPTSQIVLTGGDAETLYRYLSQASQSRADPKLLDRIILQPLLQGIGLLHLHQQQDDR
- a CDS encoding NUDIX hydrolase, yielding MKRFAYMVQTFLGLLFRHPLLGVCLMPILEDGQIVLVKRRDNGQWSLPGGMVDWGENIQQSIKRELHEETGLLLTKMGRFVGVYSAPDRDPRLHSICLAFEIKVEGQLQVNDINEISEVKSFSLDEALSMSLSHDHNQQLQDYFQGELVIR
- the bcp gene encoding thioredoxin-dependent thiol peroxidase, with amino-acid sequence MTLAIGDYAPEFTLPNADGDSIVLKSFRGQWVVLYFYPRDNTPGCTKEACGFRDQYETYQTEQVVILGVSGDDAKSHQKFINKQDLPFQLLSDLDLNVAKSYEAYGPKKFMGKEYEGFYRHTFLIDSEGKLAKIYRKVKAADHATDMLQALELLRK
- a CDS encoding N-acetyltransferase; protein product: MDKNFVPGFNARLGTRGEQYLLLQFMQRTYKELHPGHDYQHLRAVIDQYWSTDTPYWLVTPENEAHRFVACLWLGTAVDQVTGDAYTHIFILFVDPAHRQQGLGTALLQRAEAWAAQQGDQQIGLQVFTNAHPALSLYEKLGYQPKAVLLVKPIQTQ